The Blastocatellia bacterium DNA segment AAACGACCGTCTGATAATCAAGAAACAAAGCAAAATAAAGACACTAGTTTTTTAGCTGTTGTGCCTTATTTACAAGCTAGGCCAAAGGTTTTAGCAGTTATGTTAATTAAAAGTGGTATTTGTTTAACTGGTGGGGGAGTTTTTTTATTATCAGTAGTTTATGGGCAACAAATCTTTTCTATTGGAAAAGACGGATCAGTTTCTGTTGGTATTCTTTATGGTGTTCATGGTTTAGGAGCAGTGATAGGTGCAGCTTTAACAGGACATTTATCTCGGGCTAGCACTAGAAATGCACTAAACCTTACTTTAATAGCTTTTGCACTGAGAGGAATATTTTTTAGTTTTTGGGCAGTATCGCTTAATATTTGGTTTGCTGCTATTTCAATTTTAAGTGTTGCTGCTTGTGGAAGTTTTCTTTGGGTAATTAGTACAACACTTCTTCAAAAATTTACTGATGATGAAATAAGAGGACGACTTTTTGCTTTAGAACACGCTTTTCTTACTCTTTCAATGACTCTTTCTATTGGAGCAATAGGATGTGCTTTAGATGTTTGGAAATTTTCACCTGCTCAAACTACATTTTTTACAGGTCTTTTGGCTGTTCTAATTACAGCCCTATGGGGATTGATAGTTTTTCAATGGCGTAAATTTGATAGGCTCCAGCAACAAAATTAGTTTTGACTAGAGCCTTAAAAGCCTCAATTTTCTATGAAGCTGGCAATCTGTAATAAACTATGTTTGGGTTACTGCCTGCTGGCATTATAAGTTTTCCTGCTTTCTGCGTTCCATCAATACCAAAAAAAGCCGCTACTGTATCTTTTGCTTCATCATCTGTTGGCGGTCTGCTAGGATAAGACATACTAAGTAACCAATAAGGGCTTTTACTTCGTTTATCTAAGGTAAGATTAACTATAAAACCTGTATTTGAACGAAAAGAAAATTTTAATGGATCAAAATTGTCTGGAACTGAACCTGCTGGATAGGTTTCGGCGGTTGTTTTTAGCTTTTCTATAACCGCAGGGGTTAGATCTTTGGGTAGCATTAAGCGTCTCCTTGAAAATTAAACTAGCAGATTAATTTTTTAATGTTTCTTGTAGCACGGAAATATTAACAGAAGACTCACAAGAAAAAAATTAAAAATTTACTTCTTCTTTTCCACAAAGCCTGTGGAAAAGTTTGTGGAAAAAATGTGATAAATTAGGCTAACTTTTTCTCTATAAGTAGTTTATAGCATTTTGCACAAAAAAGTTTCATCTCTCTAAATCTTACTTTATCAATATTTTAGCTATATGTGTTGTAATTAGAAATAATTGTCGCACGTCTGATAACTAGAAAAGTATCTTTGATCAAAAATTAAAAATCTTGTCCTAAATTCGATAAAAGTCTAGCGCGAGAAAATAAGGAAGGAGAAGGGTCAAGGCGAGCAAGAGGTCTAGTAGACATGTTTTTTAGAAGCAATACTTCGGACACAATTAAGCAGCAATAGAAGCATAAGAAATAATGTTTTGATAGTTGGGATGATTTTTAATAGAAGTCATGTCAAGATCTAAGTTAGAAAAAATAAAATCAAGGAAATGATGATTAAAAAGCAAGCTGCTTGTAAGTAGCCAAAGAGAAAACAAAAGGCTTACTAATGTCACGATGTAGCCAAGAATCAATTTTAGCAAGGTTGAGAGAAGATAAAGATGAATTGAAGTGAAAATTGAGAGCCTGTTTATCGTGAGCCTGACAATCCAATAGACCAGTAAACTGTTTTGCATCACGAAAAATAAATTCAATTTGGAAGCGAGTTTTGTAGAAACGATAAACATCAATAGCAGACATAAAGATGTCAGTAGAAAAAAGCAATGCTATGCGAGGTTTGGTATTGTTTTGAGTATTACCTAAAATCTGGAGAAATATGGTAACTAGGTAAGGAGAGAAGGAATTTGTATATCTAATTTAGAGAAAATTTCTTTTTGTTTTTTTTTTTAGATAGGTAAAATTGAGGGATTAATGGAAATAATTCTAAATTTTTATTTTTAAAAAAAAATTTTAAAAATCTCGATGATCAAGTTTTTAAGCAGCCAAAGGGACAGAAGTAGCAAGATTGGCGCGATAAGCTAAAGAAGCAGAAGGATGGAAGTTAGAAATATCTTTACCAACTAAATGTTTTTTAGAAAGATTAAGAGAAAAAAGAGATTCAATGGATTGAGAAAGGATGTTGAGTTTTTGAATAGGATTATGATCAAGCACAATATCTTCAATAACAGAAAGTAAAGAATCCATCTGGATCTTACTGAGTAGGCTGCCCACTGTAAAAGCGGGCAGGTTGTTTTCAAAGCGGGCAAGTTGAGATGGATGAAAAAACAGGCAATGATCAAGTAACAGACTCAAGATCAGGCCACGGCTTGATCCATCATAGTCAGGTTGTTTGGTCAATTGACCCCATCCTTCATACATTTTCCAGTCCTCAAAGAAAACCTCTACTAACCATCTTAATGTATATGCTTCAATGATATCAATGGTTCTCCAACTCATATCACTTGCTACCAAATATCTGTAATTTTCTTCTCCTTGATATTTTATTGCTATGATAAAGCGTTTCTTTTTATGTGCTTTTAAGTACAGTCTTGCACTACTAACTAATGCATCTATTTGCTTTGCTCCTCTTACTCTAATAGTTTTTACTATGGCTAAATTGATATTAAAATATTGCTCTACATTTAGTTCTTTATTTCTAAATTCTACAATTTGGTTGCTACGTATTTGGCTAATTACTTGCACTTTGTTAAATTCTTTACTTGCTTCTTGTATAAAATCATCCGTTCCATATAATGCATCTGCTACTATTACTATTACTTTTATCTCACTGTGATTTTTATTAAATTCTTTTAACAGTTTTATTACTATTTCTTGCTTTGTTGGATACTCAGCTTGTCTTTTTGGTTTAGTTGGCCTTAATACTTTAGCTACGCTTTTCTTTATTAATTCTTTTTCTTTCTTTTCCCATTCTCTTAATACTGGGTCTGGCCTATAAAAACTAAATCCCACTGGTATTGTTATTTTTTCGCTTACTAATAATAGCAACACTATTGTTTGTCCCATCACATACCCTTGGCTTGTTTTATCCTTTTGTTTATA contains these protein-coding regions:
- a CDS encoding MFS transporter translates to MSENTGGYLNLLRNNKRVRQLWFAQIVSELGDWLNFVALIQIIKQFSGSAQASGLLIILQMMPLVIFSPFSGALADRFDRRKIMITADLLRAGVVLGLLTIHKADQLWLLYLLSAMQFSLTAFFEPARSALLPNLAKGEELIQANALTGVTWSIILALGGALGGIISDFFGNQIAFLVDSATFLLSAGILLRLNVEAKRPSDNQETKQNKDTSFLAVVPYLQARPKVLAVMLIKSGICLTGGGVFLLSVVYGQQIFSIGKDGSVSVGILYGVHGLGAVIGAALTGHLSRASTRNALNLTLIAFALRGIFFSFWAVSLNIWFAAISILSVAACGSFLWVISTTLLQKFTDDEIRGRLFALEHAFLTLSMTLSIGAIGCALDVWKFSPAQTTFFTGLLAVLITALWGLIVFQWRKFDRLQQQN
- a CDS encoding transposase, whose amino-acid sequence is MSAIDVYRFYKTRFQIEFIFRDAKQFTGLLDCQAHDKQALNFHFNSSLSSLNLAKIDSWLHRDISKPFVFSLATYKQLAF
- a CDS encoding transposase — encoded protein: MLIGNPLPFVEEYIEELNRVLKEYDKEAGLTAIQRGWLKFCIMGIIVSNSINWAKFEKVGMKGYSKAALSWMFRKATIRWENLLYVSVKMIIKKYGIQEGVLVADDSDRARSKSTKRIYGVYKQKDKTSQGYVMGQTIVLLLLVSEKITIPVGFSFYRPDPVLREWEKKEKELIKKSVAKVLRPTKPKRQAEYPTKQEIVIKLLKEFNKNHSEIKVIVIVADALYGTDDFIQEASKEFNKVQVISQIRSNQIVEFRNKELNVEQYFNINLAIVKTIRVRGAKQIDALVSSARLYLKAHKKKRFIIAIKYQGEENYRYLVASDMSWRTIDIIEAYTLRWLVEVFFEDWKMYEGWGQLTKQPDYDGSSRGLILSLLLDHCLFFHPSQLARFENNLPAFTVGSLLSKIQMDSLLSVIEDIVLDHNPIQKLNILSQSIESLFSLNLSKKHLVGKDISNFHPSASLAYRANLATSVPLAA